One Calditrichia bacterium DNA window includes the following coding sequences:
- the ccsA gene encoding cytochrome c biogenesis protein CcsA, producing the protein MLYAATAVIYRRAFKSRQRETYRLGRQMFSGTLLAHLAFIIYFTVIFRRMPIATVSETFGTFVFLTAATYWVLESWLQEFSMGVLLLPIFLILLAIGNLTFRGDEAIAPILKDVKFGAHVIAMLLGYGAFLLSFIASLLHQLLIREIRQHQLGVFYSRLPSLPFFEKISNSAIDIGLVFATIGMGLGIYFASKVWGNSVFGEPKLFSAALTWVIYCVHAIGRRAFNFSGQRAANIALAGFGWLMFSYLIISMLFTKIHYFA; encoded by the coding sequence TTGTTATATGCCGCAACGGCAGTGATTTATCGCCGGGCATTCAAAAGCAGGCAGCGCGAAACATACCGTTTGGGACGGCAAATGTTCAGCGGCACTTTGTTGGCACATCTGGCGTTCATCATTTATTTTACGGTGATTTTCAGACGAATGCCGATCGCTACTGTCAGCGAAACGTTCGGAACGTTTGTTTTTCTGACTGCTGCAACGTATTGGGTGCTGGAATCGTGGTTGCAGGAATTTTCGATGGGCGTGCTTTTGTTGCCGATATTCCTGATTTTACTGGCCATCGGCAACCTCACTTTTCGCGGCGACGAAGCAATTGCCCCCATTCTGAAAGATGTGAAATTTGGCGCGCACGTTATCGCGATGTTGTTGGGATACGGTGCATTTTTGCTATCTTTTATCGCCAGTTTGTTGCATCAATTGTTGATCCGGGAAATTCGCCAGCATCAGTTGGGCGTGTTTTATTCGCGATTGCCCTCACTGCCGTTTTTCGAAAAAATCAGCAATTCGGCAATCGATATCGGTCTGGTTTTTGCAACAATCGGGATGGGATTAGGCATCTATTTTGCATCCAAAGTGTGGGGTAATTCTGTTTTTGGTGAACCGAAATTGTTCAGCGCCGCTTTAACCTGGGTGATTTATTGTGTGCACGCTATCGGCAGGCGTGCCTTTAATTTTAGCGGACAACGCGCCGCAAATATTGCATTGGCAGGCTTTGGCTGGCTGATGTTCTCGTATCTGATTATTTCGATGCTGTTTACAAAAATACATTATTTTGCGTAA
- a CDS encoding glycosyltransferase yields the protein MNDILLLWLYLISLFALGIFGIHKFFLLHTFRKYKKQPLAEPPTPENWPLVTVQLPVFNERYVMKRLLKSVARLDYPADKLHIQVLDDSTDDTVKITARFVKFLKKRGLNIDHVRRPNRVGFKAGALAYGVSQTPAEFLAIFDADFVPNPDFLKKTIPHIIQPGIGMVQTRWGHINRNYSLLTKLQAIFLDAHFIIEHLARNRSGRFFNFNGTAGVWRKQAILDAGGWQHDTLTEDLDLSYRAQLAGWRFIYLPDVVSPAELPAEMNGYKNQQHRWAKGAVQTALKLVPRIWKSDFPLHVRLEGIVHLSNNFAYLLMAIPAVLLVPIVKIQMNMGDVPWKLVFVYFTVFFTATFSVLNYYSVAIRESLGRKWPEILYLPLMMALGIGLSLNNGRAALEALIGHQSEFKRTPKYKLEGKKDSWRKKLYKPGRSYQHVLEILIASYFGYGMFYFVSHEIYYSMPFFLLFLVGFSYIGLSSLAGQRR from the coding sequence GTGAACGATATTTTACTACTTTGGCTTTACCTGATCTCATTATTTGCTTTGGGCATATTTGGTATTCACAAATTTTTTCTGCTGCACACCTTTCGCAAATACAAAAAGCAACCGCTGGCAGAACCGCCAACCCCGGAAAACTGGCCGTTGGTAACCGTTCAACTCCCTGTTTTTAATGAACGTTATGTGATGAAACGTTTGCTAAAATCCGTTGCCCGTTTGGATTATCCGGCGGATAAATTGCACATTCAGGTGTTGGACGATTCCACAGACGATACGGTAAAAATTACTGCGCGATTTGTGAAATTTCTCAAAAAACGCGGATTGAACATCGACCACGTTCGCCGGCCAAACCGCGTCGGATTCAAAGCCGGTGCGCTGGCTTACGGCGTTTCCCAAACGCCGGCGGAGTTTCTGGCGATATTTGATGCAGATTTTGTGCCGAACCCCGATTTTCTCAAAAAAACCATTCCCCACATTATTCAACCGGGCATCGGAATGGTGCAAACCCGTTGGGGACACATCAACCGGAATTACTCGCTGCTCACCAAATTGCAGGCTATTTTTCTGGATGCCCATTTTATTATTGAACATCTGGCGCGCAACCGTTCCGGTCGATTTTTCAATTTTAACGGCACCGCCGGTGTCTGGCGCAAACAGGCGATTCTCGATGCCGGCGGCTGGCAGCACGACACGCTAACTGAAGACCTGGATTTAAGTTATCGCGCACAGCTTGCCGGTTGGCGATTCATTTATTTACCGGATGTAGTTAGCCCCGCCGAGTTACCCGCAGAGATGAACGGCTACAAAAATCAGCAACATCGCTGGGCAAAAGGGGCGGTGCAAACGGCGCTCAAACTGGTGCCGCGCATCTGGAAATCGGATTTTCCGCTGCACGTTCGGCTGGAGGGAATTGTGCACCTCTCCAACAATTTCGCCTATTTACTGATGGCAATTCCGGCGGTGCTGCTCGTACCGATCGTGAAAATCCAAATGAACATGGGCGACGTTCCGTGGAAGCTTGTTTTTGTTTACTTTACGGTGTTTTTTACAGCAACATTTTCGGTGCTGAATTATTATTCGGTAGCCATTCGGGAGTCGCTCGGGCGCAAATGGCCGGAAATTCTTTACCTTCCGTTGATGATGGCGCTGGGCATCGGGCTTTCGCTGAATAACGGACGCGCCGCGCTGGAAGCGCTGATCGGTCACCAAAGCGAATTCAAACGCACGCCCAAATACAAGCTGGAAGGCAAAAAAGATTCGTGGCGGAAAAAGCTCTATAAACCGGGACGCAGCTATCAGCATGTTCTGGAAATTCTTATCGCCAGCTATTTTGGCTATGGCATGTTTTATTTTGTATCGCACGAAATCTATTATTCGATGCCGTTTTTCCTGCTGTTTTTGGTGGGATTCTCGTATATCGGATTGTCATCGCTGGCAGGACAACGGCGATAA
- a CDS encoding DUF2029 domain-containing protein, whose amino-acid sequence MRLFKYIFSPHPKVTDFSITVHDGRTRLPYRWVLGCGFIALFLAIIALESGQFANTIPLLKQPVLRFTGLLVLAGLAFFYLSELIQFVRSGKRVMLVTLLLGALLRIAMLFSTPILEVDFNRYLWDGAVVVNGMNPYAYSPQAVLSGENVPQELTDLAQQPGSTIGKINHAYLRTIYPPLTQLFFAAVYFIQPWRILAWQFLLFCADFATLLLIFALLRQLDLSPLWAAIFWLNPLYIKEIANSAHMDALIFPFLLAALLFQIRKKWFWAMVFLALSAGVKIWTIILLPLFLREIGWHWRKQFVAICVFGVVCAALLSPMLLTGLDQQAGIAAYANRWELNDSAFQIIFWLTEPVVEWFGYHPGHAQQMSRYATVALLLIWLAIVFFKPSKTPLQFIDHCLLVVAALFLLSPTQFPWYSLWLVPLLVFSPRKPLLLLTVLLPLYYLWYHFEPRNQLAIFENGIIWLEFVPVWLWLVWEWRFSEG is encoded by the coding sequence ATGCGCCTTTTCAAATATATTTTTTCACCGCACCCGAAAGTAACCGATTTTTCCATTACCGTACATGACGGGCGAACGCGTTTGCCATATCGCTGGGTGTTGGGCTGCGGGTTTATTGCGCTGTTTTTAGCAATTATTGCGCTGGAATCCGGGCAATTTGCGAATACAATCCCACTGCTGAAACAGCCGGTTTTGCGATTTACCGGTTTGCTCGTACTCGCGGGGCTGGCATTTTTTTATCTCAGCGAACTGATCCAGTTTGTGCGATCCGGTAAACGGGTGATGTTGGTTACGCTGTTGCTCGGTGCGCTGCTGCGCATTGCGATGCTGTTCAGCACACCCATTTTGGAAGTCGATTTTAATCGATATTTGTGGGATGGTGCGGTTGTCGTCAACGGAATGAATCCTTACGCATATTCGCCGCAAGCGGTTTTGTCCGGCGAAAACGTGCCACAGGAATTAACGGATTTGGCGCAGCAACCCGGCTCAACCATCGGAAAAATCAATCACGCCTATTTGCGGACCATTTATCCGCCGCTCACCCAACTTTTTTTTGCGGCTGTCTATTTTATCCAACCGTGGCGCATTTTGGCGTGGCAATTCCTGCTGTTTTGTGCAGATTTTGCAACGCTGCTACTCATTTTTGCGCTGCTGCGACAACTGGATCTATCGCCGTTGTGGGCAGCTATTTTTTGGCTGAATCCCCTTTACATTAAAGAAATCGCCAATTCCGCCCATATGGATGCACTGATTTTCCCGTTTTTGCTGGCGGCGCTGCTGTTCCAAATTCGTAAAAAATGGTTTTGGGCGATGGTATTTCTGGCACTTTCCGCAGGAGTGAAAATCTGGACGATCATTTTGCTGCCGCTGTTTTTGCGGGAAATCGGCTGGCATTGGCGAAAGCAATTTGTCGCAATCTGCGTTTTTGGGGTGGTTTGCGCCGCGCTGCTCTCACCGATGCTGCTCACCGGTCTCGACCAACAGGCAGGCATCGCCGCGTACGCCAATCGCTGGGAGCTGAACGATTCCGCATTCCAGATTATTTTTTGGCTTACCGAACCGGTGGTGGAGTGGTTCGGCTATCATCCCGGGCATGCGCAACAAATGTCGCGATATGCAACTGTCGCGCTGCTGCTCATCTGGCTGGCAATCGTTTTTTTCAAACCATCGAAAACGCCGCTGCAATTTATCGATCATTGTTTGCTGGTTGTCGCCGCGCTGTTTTTGCTCAGCCCGACCCAATTTCCGTGGTATTCACTGTGGCTGGTGCCGTTACTGGTTTTTTCACCGCGCAAGCCGTTGCTGCTTCTCACGGTGCTCCTGCCGCTCTATTATTTGTGGTATCATTTTGAGCCGCGCAATCAGTTGGCAATTTTCGAAAACGGAATTATCTGGCTGGAATTTGTGCCGGTGTGGCTGTGGCTGGTTTGGGAGTGGCGCTTTTCGGAGGGGTGA